A region of the Synechococcus sp. PCC 7502 genome:
AGTTGATTACGAATTAAGGTGGTTTTGCCACTGCCGAGAAATCCCGTAATCACGGTTACAGGTATTTTTGCTGCCATAAAATTCTCTAAAAATTGACCTTGTTATATCGCACTTTATTCCGCAAACGACGGTTTTGGAACCATAATCCTGCAATCAGCCCTAATGCTAAAACTATAGTGAAATAAAATAAGCCTATAAATCGCACTGACATCGGTGGGGCAATACCCTCCACTTCAATTTCTCGACTGACTTGGAATGGTTCAAATTGGAGATCGCTACCTAATCTAGGCGAAACTTCAACCTCAACTTTATGGGGCGCACCATCAAAAAATTGCTCCTGCCATGTCAGCAAGCCCTTATGATCGGGAACACCTTGATAGGCAAAGGATACCCAATTATTTTCTATCTGTGTGGACTTAACGGCAAAAAGAGCATCACTTATAGGTTGATTGGTTTGGCTATCCGTAAGTTTTAATTGGAAAGAAGCCATCTGCCCAACCGCCGTATGGTCATCCCCATTTAACTCTAATTTCAAGCCTTGGGACTGAATTAAACCAGAATTTTTGATCGAGTTTTCTATTGATATCTCAGCATGGGCTTTACCTAGCTCGGCACTGACATTAAAAAATAACAGGGCAGCGATCGCTAAAATAGTCACACCACTAAGCATCAAGCGGACTGGACGGGGTGCAATTTCACCATCTCGAATTTGTTGCCGACCACCAATCACCCAACCACCGCCAAACCCGATCGCTAACAAAACTAATAAAACGAAGGGGAAATACTTAAACTTTAAGGGATTTTCGGGAACCGTAAGACTTAAGCTCTGGGATATCGGTGCAAAACCATTGGTACCCAAGGAAGTCACATCAACCTGCAGCTGATACTGCCCTCGAATTGGGAAAACCTGATCTATTAAAAACTCACCCGTAGGCGCATCTCCTGAAATATCCAATAATTTTGTGCCTTCCACAATCGGGAAATCAGTTGTCAACCAGGGTGTTGGGGCAGGTGTGAGAATCTGTAGATGAAATCGAGCATTTTCTAAGGTTGACCCAGTGGCAGATTTTGCCTGAAATTTCAACTGTACTGGGGACTCATACTTACCTGAGCCTAAATATTTTGTTGCTTCGGCTTCCAGGGGAATTATTTGGGCGATCGCTGGATTAGTAGTTAACTGAATAGAAGGCTCAGATGATTGAGAAAACCCAATAAAGGCGGTACATAAGCCAATGATGCAGCAGGCTATACCAATCAAAGCGGATAGTTTGAACTTCGATAACATGATTAAAAACTCCTGATAAGTGCTGAATCCAAATATTAATAACCCATTAATGACAACTAACACCGAGGGTATGGTGTCGTAGCGAATGGACGGAATCGTGCACTGCAGGATAGGTAGTGAAGTAAACCAACCAAATAATTAGTGACCAGAGAAGTATATATAAAGTAGCTTGGGCAGGTATTGACAGTACAAACTGCTCAGTTTTCAACCATATAACTTGAAAAGAATTTCTCATGCTGTAACTCGCAGATGTGAATAATATATTGATCTAGACTTTGGCGGGCATTCTGACTTAGAGAACTTAGAGAATAGTAAAAAACTAAACTTCACTTTATTGCTCTTTTACAGTTGCGGTACAGCGTTGGATTTGCACCAAACTTTCCCCGATTAGAACCTAATCTTCAACGGCTGCTCCCCGTTAAAACCTTGTCAGTGCATCATACTATACTAAATCTGGATTATGGCAAATTGTTACCAAACTATGTATTCAGATAGTATTGAGATGCGTATTCCCAAAAGTTAATCTAAACCCTACTAAAATCAGCTTAGACGCTTTTGTAGTATAATGTCTTAGTGTTTTAACGTTTACTTCAACAAACCTGTTTAGAGGCATGAAAAAGCTCTAAAAACAAATGGTTTAAAAACACAACTTAACAAGAAATATTTGGAGTCTAGCCCATGATTCAATCTTTAACCCCCAACGAAACCTACAATGCCGATCAAATTCAGGTTTTAGAAGGGTTAGAAGCCGTTCGGAAGCGTCCGGGAATGTACATAGGCTCTACGGGACCTAAGGGTTTGCATCATTTAGTGTTTGAGGTCGTAGATAACAGCGTTGATGAAGCTTTGGGTGGATATTGCGATCGCATTGAAATTGAACTACTACCTGATGGCTCTGTATCTGTAACTGATAATGGTCGTGGGATTCCCACAGATATTCATCCTAAAACGGGAAAATCAGCCCTAGAAACAGTCATGACTGTCCTCCATGCTGGCGGTAAATTTGGCGGCGGTGGCTATAAAGTTTCAGGGGGCTTACATGGGGTAGGTATTTCCGTAGTTAATGCCCTCTCGGAATGGGTAGAAGTCAGTGTCTGGAGGCAAGATCAAATATATACCCAACGCTTTGAGCGGGGATTTCCCATTGGCATTTTGACAGGGGTTAAAACTGATAATCCTAGGCGAGGCACTCAAGTTAGATTCAAACCCGATGCCCAAATTTTCTTAACGGAAACCACCTTTGATTTTACGACTCTGGCGGGTAGGTTAAAAGAGCTTGCCTACTTAAATGCGGGTGTTTATATTCAGTTTAGCGATCGCCGTGGTGAAGAACCAAGAAGTGAAGTTTACCAATACGAAGGCGGTATCCGTGAATATGTCACCTATATGACCCGTGAAAAGGAGGCTATTCATAATGACATTATCTATGT
Encoded here:
- a CDS encoding CbtB-domain containing protein, whose amino-acid sequence is MRNSFQVIWLKTEQFVLSIPAQATLYILLWSLIIWLVYFTTYPAVHDSVHSLRHHTLGVSCH